The sequence CGTAGGTACACGCGTCACGGAGTCCAAGACTCGTTCGGCGTCCATCTCGGGATGTCCTAAGCGTGCAAGGCTCGAGTACGTTCTCCACGAACacgaaaaaattataaagaaggCTCATTTACGAGCCACGGAGGCCAAGCAAGAGTCATACAAACTCGCGGAACATACGTACCATTCGGCCCACGCCATGCAAGAAGCCAACGAGTTCAAGAGAAAAATTAGAGGGTATCATGGATGACATTCTCGACTACACCGAGGTGTCCATTCCCCACTACCTACTTCATGTGAAACAAGAATCACCAAGCACTACTCCAAGAGAAAGCCCTTCACGACCAAAGTCCCCGTTCAGAGACAATAGCCCTCCGTCTCAAAGGAAGTTCCCTCAAGTTATAGAACTTGATTGAACATCCGATTCGGTTTCGATCGtggtatttttcatatatatatcttGTACTTTTGTTACAACTCATCTCATATGGTACATTGAATCAACTTTTTGTTAGGCCATTTAATGAGATTGAAGCACTTCTATTATATATCTACTTGTTTGTAACTttactatattattttaagtttttttgctTTGTTTGCGGTTGTGATTTCACAATGATTCAACTTCACTTTTACTtccacaattaattaatgaggaaagtgacattaatactccaaaataaaccaaagtaCATATTTCATAACAAATGCGATCGTACAACATTATagcttaaaatataaaataacataacttggACACTAACACGATGCATCATTTACTGTTTACGGGAGAAGTATCCACTCCTCCTTTGTCTCCAACTTCTATATCATCTCCATTTCGGTCCTCACCTTTCTCGGTCGAATCTTTCACATTGTCTGTTCGGGTGATTTAATTGCACCGAACATTCACCCTCATCAAACGAGTGAGCAAACGGAATTAAGGATAGCCtcttcatcattatcatcatcggaATCCCACATGCGGGGAAACTCATTAACACGGCAAAGTTCTCTAACTTTACGCCGGTGAAGCATTCTCCCGTCTCTCCATGTAGACATAAAGCGAGAAAAAGCTTCTATGAAAGATTCATAACGAATTATTTTTATGGACGCATCGAAGTAGTGTTTTTGCTTACAGCATCTTCGTACGTACTATAGATACCTTCATTTGGTCCATTGAAAATAACCCAGTGTGGACCTGAACTCATACTTGATATATTGTAATGCTAATAACTAAGTTACAAATTAATTTCTCTATAAACTTGATGTTTGGATTGGAAAACGTCTCAAGTGTCTTATATAAGTCGTGGAGAATAACCCTATAGTACGTTTTTTAGTTAGTTGTACTCCATTGGGATGTACTCCATTGGGCAAATGTGATGTGTCAAAAGAGGGGTGCTTAAATCTACGAATTACACAATTAAATACACGTGTAGGCGTACGTAGTATGGTCAAATGTCAACATTATTCATCAATGCCGTTTTTCCAAAAAACCTAATGTCCTACGGTGCTTGTTCTAACGTACGACGATGGTTTAACTTATAAGAAGATGTAGGTGAAGGGCCCATTAATATCGGCCAACATAAATAAATCCCCAACATATATAAATCGGTAAAACTACCCATTCTACTAAAATAAGACATCACTTTAATACACGTGTACACGCATGGGGTTTTCATAATAGTCTTGCGTTATCTTTGTAAAGTACGGGAATGGTTGAATTCATTAAAAGATGTTGGTATAGGCCCATTAATATAAGCCCAATGGATTTAAATGTGAACAACTAaccatttattaaaattttcttcttttcttaacatatttttttccaaaaacaataaaagtacAATGTTTTATTTCGGACGTACGAATATGGTTCAACTCATTGAAAAACTTAGGTGAAGGCCCATTAACATAACCCCAATCTATTTAAATCCCACCACCAAACCTTTCAACTCAATAACATCAACCACTTCAAATTTTTCGTCAAATAACCTTATTTCACAATTACATGTGGAatgaaattaaaacaatttgtaCTATTATCTTGTTATGACGTACGAGAGGAGTTGAGTTCGGATTGTAATATTGAAGAGGCCCATTAATATCGGCCAATGACTTTAAATGTGATCACCAACTCCACACAACCCTATTATCTCGGCCTTCTATACTCACAAAATCTAATTTCAATCCCCTCACCACCGTCTACACCTTACTCCTCATCTACAATTCTTACAAATCAATAACAAGCCAACATGAATGACGAACACACTTATGAATGGGAAACCATCACGGCAGAGCTAAACATCATAAAACCGGTGAATGAGATTGAGATACGGGACGTGCTAGGCAAGAGTCTCGACAAACCGGAAAAATGGGAAGCATTCTACGAAATGTATGCGAAACGGATGGGTTTCGGCACAAGGAAAGACGATGTACGACGTTCTCATGGGGTCATTGTAATGCGGAGGTGGGTTTGTTGTTCAGAGGGTTCGAAAAAAATCGCATCACCGGACACACCAAGAAAAAAAAGACCTCATGATGTCACTAGAACCGGATGTCAGGCAGCATTGCGTATTTTACTCACACAACCGTCTAACACTTGGAAATGCAAAGAGTTCAGCACAATGCACAATCACGAGTTGGCTTCATCAAGTGAGGTACAATTTTTGAGATCATATAGAGTTGTCTCCAATGGGTTGCTTGCCCAAGTCAGGTCGATGAACTCCGTAGGAATTAAAGCTGCCAACATAATGTCTCatgttgctttgcaaagtggaggttacgagaaaatgccatgtcaaCTTCGAGATGTGTACAACGGGGTTCTTTGGTGCGAAGCGAGAAGAGAAGATAGAGACGGACTCGAAGGGGCTGCGGGATTTCTTGATTGTCTCGCGAGAGAAGGATCCTAATTTCTTCGTTGTCTATCGGGTTGACGACGAGAATCGCTTGGCTAACTTATGCAGGCGAGATGGAAACTCACGCGTGGACTATGTAGCTTTTGGGGATGTACTAGGATTTGACACAACCTACATGACGAATGAGTACAATAAGCCCCTCACTGTTCTCATTGGCGTCAACCACCATTTCAACACATGCATCTTCGGATTTGCTCTCCTCCTCCACGAGAAGCTTCCATCATATTCTTGGCTACTTCAAAAATTTCTAGAATGCCATGGAGATAAGAAGCCAAGTGTTGTAGTTGCGACCAAGATGCGGCCATGAAACAGGCTATCGTTGAACACATGCATGATGTTACGCACCGTCTCTGCGCTTGGCATCTCAATACAAATGCTTCGAAAAAGGTTAAAGATCCGATCTTCTTAAAAACATTTAAGGATCTCATGTACAACTACTACGAGGAGGAAGAATTTGAAGCAAGATGGTTAGACGTCATCCAAACCCAACAACTAACGAGATAATGAATGGTGTCAAACAACATTCGAGTCAAGACAACAATGGGCGAGAAACGTATTTAAGGGGGTCATTCGTTGCAGGAATGAGAACCACACACCGTTGCGAATCCATCAACTCCGCTCTAAAAAATTTTTAGAGAAGAATTATTGCTTGCGTGAATTTGTAACAACCATAGATATGACAGTCTCAAAGCTCAGACACAACGAGACTGCAAATGACTTCAAAAGTAGATGCACTCGACCTCACCCACCTAATCCTACATGCTTGACCACTTACTACAACCAATGTGctgaattctacacaagaaCTATGTACCACAAGGTTGCTTTGAGCGGCTTGATTTAGAGAATAACTATTTTGTCCTAACTCGAGAGCAAGAAGGAGAGTGGCGAGATATTCACCATTGGAAAGTTCCGGCATCCGGACGTCCAATACCGAGGTTCATTCTTGTGAAGGCCGACGAGCACTACACTGTAGTTGCTTGCTCTATGAAAGTCAAGGGTACCCTTGTAGACATTTATGGGCTACAATGAAAAGATTAAACATGAGAAGAATACCTAATTCTCTTCTCATGAAGCGATGGAGCAAATCCGCAAAGAtaaatctccacctacatttTAACCCGCCAAAGACAACCACAATGACACATTTACGAGATGGCTAGGTTTGGATCTCTCGGTTCAACGACTTATAACTTCACTTTCTATGCGGCGAAATCGGAGGACTCGTACAACCGTGCAAAGGAAGAGCTTGAACGGCTAACTCTAATGTTCAAGGAAGAATTTGACTTGAATTCCAATCGGAAGGAGAGACGCCACAACTGGAAGATATCGTAGCAACCCCAACATTATTAAAGACCCCGAAGTTGTGAGAACAAAGGGTACGGGAAATACAAGGGAAGGACCAAACGGGAGCGAtcccaagaaactcaagacattGTCGCATTTGTCGCTCATCAGACCATGATTATCGACGGTGCCCAAATCGTCAACATAACACTGGATCTCAGGGGCAACAACCTCCAAACAATCAACCACCATCTGACTCATTCAATGACCACTCCAACGCGTATTTCCCGGAACCGCCTTCCTCCACACAAGAGTCTTACTATAGTCATTCTTATAACTAGCTACTTTTAGCCATTGTTGTTTTAACGTTTATGACTCTACTTATTGCAACCCAAGATCTACATTTATATACTTCTTGTTATGTTTGCTGTGTTTAAGGTAATTCTCTCATCTTCACCAAAcctcaaaattattattgacGAACAACTAAATTATGCCTAGGAAAAAAAACTGAATCTTATAaggtgaaaaaatatatttttctggtaatttttaatatacgaaatatttacaattacaaaattacaccaactaaaaactcaatgtataacaacaaataatttcatcactaaaaaaaaaaaattctaaacaaTATACTACGAAACGTAAATGAACGTACTCGGTACGTGAAATTTtgtactcggtacgtgatatTATGTACACTAATTTTACTAAACATCACGCAGAAATAAGTAATGTACACGGTACTCTATATAATGTACTTAATTACCATCCCACAAATACATATGATCTTATGAATGAAGGAAAATACCAAAATAGCCTTAATCCGACAACATGGACCCACTGCCTACAGTGTTTTCGTACCATCAACTGCCAGGAACAGTGAAGAGTGATGTACCTTTTTGTACTCTAACTAACACAAACAGTACCATTTTGTACTTTTTCCGTacctaattattttataattaaaaaaataaaatcccaaCCGGTAACCACACCTACAACAACCGGTTACCActtacattttaaaaattaaaaaacatttaaaagTACGGTGGGGCCCCCCTGCCGTACAACGGATTCCAATCCGTGTTTTGCATATATGGGCACAAAATCGGCtgcctattattattattattcttaaattattaaacaatGAATGGATTAATTATTAGTGTgtgaatatattaataaaagttGATGACTTTTTGAACCAAAAAGGAAAAACTTAGTGACATCATGGTCATCTAATCCTATGGTTGAGATTCATCCTTGAACGTCAATTATGGCCACGTAGACAACCGTAGAGGTTATTATGCCTTTTGGGATTAtgcaacaaaataaatataacggggtaaatactattttggaccttatattttgtaaaagttacagattggactctatttttttaaaatagtaaaaataggaccctgagcttaatttttgacaacttttttttttaatacaaccaacttgaagacaatgcttaatacgaacagatacaaaaaatgtaaacagttttgtcatagcacttttagatcggattataattaaactttattttgacaaaaaattaattcagggtcctatttgtactattttagaaaatacagggtctattttatcatttaacaaaacacagggttcaattggtaacttttgtaaaacagagggtccaaaatagtatttaaacgcgtagagaaatgttaaaaaatatcAGTGATATTTATTTGATgttattacaaaattattattatgatccgcttatttatatatattttaatttaataattaatgtaaaatattattaattatttataagacaTCATATTATAGTGGTATTGGACACTATTgatacttaataataataatcaatgattgaaataatcttaattatatagtttaggttttaaattcttaacaattttaaatcattataattcaaatataaaaaAGGCAAGTAGTTGGTCAAAAATATGCCAACCCATTTCTCAAACTACATCAAAGAATGACAAAGTGATTTGAGTTCATAAAGGATAATAAAAGATCAAGTAGAAATATTCCAAAAAATTACTCACATTGTattgcaaaattttaaatcGCATAAATTACACTACATTACATATTAAGGTACGATATAGTATGATTTCACGTcatatatattcaattcaatCTACAAAATAGTTCTtgactaattttttattaagattttttataatttttaccttaagttattaatataaaattccGGGTCTGTTATTGCTATGAACACCCTTGCTCctctaatataattaaaaacacTTAAAATTTCTAAGATGATCAATTTAGTTGGAacaaacataagtatttttcgatgattaattattaaactagtATAAATAGATATAAAAATTATGGGTATTGTCTTCTAAATCCAAAACCTAAGATTACTCTGTCATTTAAAAGGTAGTGATCATATAGTGATGAAATTGTAGactaattaatatgtatattataagatagaatttgtttgaagtAAAAGGATCAAGGACACCTCTATTAAAAGTGTCCCTATATTTTATTGGTTCTTTTTCTTTAATCATGATCATAATGGTTTAGTGGATAATATATTCTCAACTTGTACTACTCTATTCAACAATAGTGTAATATGTaacatattaataaattatacacTTAGAGAAGACCGAACTATTTTGATAGGAGGAGTGTCACTTTTGTTGGGTAAGAGTATTTATATTTTggtatttgaaaaaattatatttaatttttaattgttttatataatttataataatactaaaataaaattcaaaataactaattatatttatgCAACTAAGTATTTGAACCATATTTTAGGTAGTGtatattattcaaatttttgaaaacatataaaattaatgTCTTCTATAACTACGATGTATATAACGTCTAAgactatttaaattttaaagttttaacTTTCAAAAGTATTAAAAAAGAGTGATAACTATTGTATAATGTGTCATGCACCACAActacttaaattttaaattttgttgtttacaatacatttaattttactaaatgaaagtctaataaaatattttattttttattttgagtccCTGAAAAGTATGGTCTCTAAACACGGGCCTAATCTAATTATACCTAGTGC is a genomic window of Cannabis sativa cultivar Pink pepper isolate KNU-18-1 chromosome 9, ASM2916894v1, whole genome shotgun sequence containing:
- the LOC133031544 gene encoding protein FAR1-RELATED SEQUENCE 5-like, which codes for MNDEHTYEWETITAELNIIKPVNEIEIRDVLGKSLDKPEKWEAFYEMYAKRMGFGTRKDDVRRSHGVIVMRRWVCCSEGSKKIASPDTPRKKRPHDVTRTGCQAALRILLTQPSNTWKCKEFSTMHNHELASSMEVTRKCHVNFEMCTTGFFGAKREEKIETDSKGLRDFLIVSREKDPNFFVVYRVDDENRLANLCRRDGNSRVDYVAFGDVLGFDTTYMTNEYNKPLTVLIGVNHHFNTCIFGFALLLHEKLPSYSWLLQKFLECHGDKKPSVVVATKMRP